A single region of the Rhizobium sp. NLR16a genome encodes:
- a CDS encoding Gfo/Idh/MocA family oxidoreductase, whose product MAVVEKSDMSIKTVAIVGCGIGRSHIVEGYLPHSDKFKVTAICDLNEERLAAVGDEFGIERRTTSFQALLADDTIDIIDICTPPGIHLEQVVAALAAGKHVVCEKPLTGSLAGVDTIMEAEKTAKGVLMPIFQYRYGDGIQKAKRIIDAGIAGKPYTASVETFWLRKPEYYAVPWRGKWATELGGVLVTHALHLHDMLMHLMGPAARVFGRVATRVNDIEVEDCASASLLMENGAFVSLSCTLGSQEQISRLRLHFENVTFESTHEPYTPGKDPWKIIAANDDVREKIDRVVGDWQPVAPRFTTQMGQFHAFLSGQGPLPVTSKDARRALELVTAIYQSSDSGAEVPLPVGPDSPKYADWRARTK is encoded by the coding sequence ATGGCAGTAGTGGAAAAGAGTGACATGAGCATCAAGACCGTCGCGATCGTCGGCTGCGGCATCGGCCGTTCGCATATTGTCGAAGGCTATCTGCCGCATTCCGACAAGTTCAAGGTGACGGCGATCTGCGATCTGAACGAAGAACGCCTGGCGGCCGTCGGCGACGAGTTCGGCATCGAACGCCGCACCACCTCTTTCCAGGCGCTGCTGGCCGACGACACGATCGACATCATCGATATCTGCACCCCTCCCGGCATCCATCTGGAACAGGTGGTCGCGGCCCTGGCGGCCGGCAAGCACGTCGTCTGCGAAAAGCCGCTGACGGGCTCCCTTGCCGGGGTCGATACCATCATGGAGGCGGAAAAAACCGCCAAAGGCGTGCTGATGCCGATCTTCCAGTACCGCTACGGCGACGGCATCCAGAAGGCCAAGCGGATCATCGATGCCGGCATTGCCGGCAAGCCCTATACGGCATCTGTCGAAACCTTCTGGCTGCGCAAGCCCGAATATTACGCCGTGCCCTGGCGCGGCAAATGGGCGACGGAGCTTGGCGGCGTGCTCGTCACCCATGCCTTGCATCTGCATGATATGCTGATGCATTTGATGGGCCCGGCGGCAAGGGTTTTCGGCCGGGTGGCCACCCGTGTCAACGATATCGAGGTCGAGGACTGCGCCTCCGCCAGCCTGCTGATGGAAAACGGCGCCTTCGTCTCGCTGTCCTGCACGCTCGGTTCGCAGGAACAGATCAGCCGGCTGAGACTGCATTTTGAAAACGTCACCTTCGAAAGCACGCACGAACCCTACACGCCAGGCAAGGATCCCTGGAAAATCATCGCCGCCAACGATGACGTCCGCGAAAAGATCGATCGGGTGGTCGGCGACTGGCAGCCCGTCGCGCCGCGTTTCACCACACAGATGGGCCAGTTCCATGCCTTCCTCAGCGGCCAGGGGCCGTTGCCGGTGACATCGAAGGATGCGCGCCGCGCGCTGGAACTCGTCACCGCCATCTACCAGTCATCGGACAGCGGCGCCGAAGTGCCGCTGCCGGTCGGTCCCGACAGTCCCAAATACGCCGATTGGCGCGCAAGAACGAAGTAA
- a CDS encoding mannitol dehydrogenase family protein: MSDRLQNVTGLAPTAKLPAYNRNALKAGILHLGPGAFFRAHFAPFTDAALAAAGGDWGIEVASLRTPDVADNLSAQNGLYTMLIRDTSGTTAEVIGSILKAHVAPRDPAGLLARLEDPAIRIVSMTVTEKAYGFDPATGGLDLKHPDVVADLANRHAPRGVIGYLVEGLARRRQKGIAPFTPLSCDNLPSNGAVLKRLVLEFTSRIDADLHRWIEANVPFPSTMVDRITPASTEATYADAERLTGRTDMAAVETEPFTQWVIEDHFANGRPAWEKVRGALMVEEVSAYEKMKLRMLNGAHSLLAYLGYIGGYEFIRDVMDDAGLAALAYRHMHAAARTLDAVPGIDLDDYANELIARFANKAIAHRTYQIAMDGTQKLPQRLLEPACEALALGDRAETYAIAVAAWMRYAIGEHGNGERYELRDPRAAEIAALIADVPRTGPAISAALFTLPGLFPAALTGHRAWTQDVSDKLEILIQDDRLPLF; this comes from the coding sequence GTGAGCGACAGACTGCAGAACGTGACCGGCCTTGCGCCGACGGCGAAGCTTCCCGCCTATAACAGGAATGCGCTGAAGGCTGGCATCCTGCATCTCGGCCCGGGCGCCTTCTTCCGCGCCCATTTCGCGCCCTTCACGGATGCTGCACTCGCAGCAGCCGGCGGCGACTGGGGCATTGAGGTGGCGAGCCTGCGCACGCCCGATGTCGCGGACAATCTCTCCGCCCAGAACGGGCTTTATACGATGCTGATCCGCGATACATCAGGCACGACGGCCGAAGTGATCGGCTCGATCCTGAAGGCGCATGTGGCGCCACGCGATCCGGCCGGCCTGCTGGCGCGGCTCGAGGACCCTGCCATCCGCATCGTCAGTATGACGGTCACGGAAAAGGCCTATGGCTTCGATCCCGCAACCGGCGGCCTCGACCTCAAGCATCCCGATGTCGTTGCCGACCTCGCCAATCGGCATGCGCCGCGCGGCGTCATCGGTTATCTCGTCGAAGGACTGGCGCGCCGACGGCAGAAGGGCATCGCCCCCTTTACGCCGCTCAGCTGCGACAATCTGCCGAGCAACGGCGCCGTGCTGAAACGCCTCGTGCTGGAATTCACTTCGCGCATCGATGCCGACCTGCATCGCTGGATCGAAGCGAATGTGCCCTTCCCCTCGACGATGGTCGACCGCATCACGCCGGCAAGCACCGAAGCGACCTATGCCGATGCCGAGCGGCTGACGGGCCGCACCGACATGGCGGCGGTCGAGACGGAACCCTTTACGCAATGGGTCATCGAAGACCATTTCGCCAATGGCCGTCCGGCCTGGGAAAAGGTACGCGGCGCGCTGATGGTCGAGGAAGTCTCGGCTTACGAAAAAATGAAGCTCAGGATGCTGAACGGAGCCCATTCGCTGCTCGCCTATCTCGGTTATATCGGCGGCTATGAATTCATCCGAGACGTTATGGATGATGCCGGCCTGGCGGCGCTTGCCTACCGCCACATGCACGCGGCGGCGCGCACACTGGACGCGGTGCCGGGCATCGATCTCGATGACTACGCCAATGAATTGATAGCACGCTTTGCAAATAAGGCGATCGCGCACCGCACCTATCAAATCGCCATGGACGGCACGCAGAAACTGCCACAGCGGCTGCTGGAGCCGGCATGCGAGGCGCTTGCCCTTGGCGACCGGGCGGAGACCTACGCGATCGCCGTCGCGGCGTGGATGCGTTATGCGATCGGCGAACATGGCAATGGCGAGCGCTATGAGCTGCGCGATCCCCGCGCTGCTGAGATCGCCGCGCTGATTGCCGACGTCCCGCGCACCGGCCCGGCGATTTCGGCGGCGCTCTTCACCCTCCCCGGCCTTTTCCCGGCGGCTTTGACCGGACATCGGGCCTGGACGCAGGATGTCTCGGACAAGTTGGAGATCCTAATCCAGGACGACCGGCTGCCGCTGTTTTAA
- the ugpC gene encoding sn-glycerol-3-phosphate ABC transporter ATP-binding protein UgpC: protein MATSVVLQKVEKRYGSLDVIHGIDLAIDPGEFVVFVGPSGCGKSTLLRMIAGLEEITGGALLLDSERMNEVAPAKRGIAMVFQSYALYPHMSVYKNLAFGLETAGYKKAEIQPKVKRAAEILQIEKLLERKPKALSGGQRQRVAIGRAIVREPRIFLFDEPLSNLDAELRVQMRVEISRLHRQLGNTMIYVTHDQVEAMTMADKIVVLNSGRIEQVGAPLDLYNNPANRFVAGFIGSPKMNFLQARIEEVGGAETSIHVCGNSVRLPRRLRGEAGEAVTFGIRPEHLSLTQGTITLSTVNVDLVENLGGATMLYTTTPDGQLLTIALDGQQKVERGTNVQAFFDPARCHVFDAAGKTI from the coding sequence ATGGCAACCAGTGTCGTTCTTCAGAAGGTCGAGAAGCGCTACGGCTCGCTGGATGTGATCCATGGCATCGACCTGGCGATCGATCCCGGCGAATTCGTCGTTTTCGTCGGCCCCTCGGGCTGTGGGAAATCGACCCTTCTGCGCATGATCGCCGGCCTCGAGGAGATCACCGGTGGGGCGCTGCTGCTCGACAGCGAGCGCATGAACGAGGTGGCGCCGGCCAAGCGCGGCATCGCCATGGTCTTCCAGTCCTATGCGCTCTATCCCCACATGTCGGTTTACAAGAACCTCGCTTTCGGCCTGGAGACGGCCGGTTACAAGAAGGCCGAGATCCAGCCGAAGGTGAAGCGCGCCGCCGAAATCCTGCAGATCGAGAAGCTGCTGGAGCGCAAGCCGAAGGCGCTCTCCGGCGGCCAACGCCAGCGCGTGGCGATCGGCCGCGCCATCGTGCGCGAGCCACGCATCTTCCTGTTCGACGAACCGCTGTCGAACCTCGATGCCGAACTGCGTGTGCAGATGCGTGTCGAGATCTCCCGCCTGCACCGGCAGCTTGGCAACACCATGATCTACGTCACCCATGACCAGGTCGAGGCGATGACGATGGCCGACAAGATCGTCGTCTTGAATTCCGGCCGCATCGAGCAGGTCGGCGCGCCGCTCGATCTCTACAACAACCCGGCCAACCGCTTCGTCGCCGGCTTTATCGGCAGCCCGAAGATGAACTTTTTGCAGGCGCGCATCGAAGAGGTCGGCGGGGCCGAAACCAGTATTCATGTCTGCGGCAATTCCGTCCGCCTGCCGCGCCGGCTGAGGGGCGAGGCCGGCGAGGCCGTCACCTTCGGCATCCGCCCCGAGCATCTGTCCCTCACGCAGGGCACCATCACGCTTTCGACCGTCAATGTCGATCTCGTCGAAAATCTCGGCGGCGCCACCATGCTCTATACGACGACGCCGGACGGACAGCTCCTGACGATTGCCCTCGACGGTCAGCAGAAGGTCGAGCGTGGCACCAATGTGCAGGCCTTCTTCGATCCGGCCCGCTGCCACGTCTTCGACGCTGCCGGCAAGACGATCTGA
- a CDS encoding SlyX family protein: MSDETNRITRLEEMLAHQAKTIEELSDQLAEQWKSVEQMRTKLERLTERFLSLEEQSLDAPAITRPPHY; the protein is encoded by the coding sequence ATGTCCGACGAGACCAACCGCATCACCCGGCTGGAGGAAATGCTGGCCCATCAGGCAAAGACGATCGAGGAGCTTTCCGATCAGCTCGCCGAACAATGGAAGAGCGTGGAGCAGATGCGCACCAAGCTCGAACGGTTGACAGAACGCTTCCTGTCGCTGGAGGAGCAGTCGCTGGACGCGCCGGCCATCACTCGTCCGCCGCATTATTGA
- a CDS encoding FAD-dependent oxidoreductase has protein sequence MTRQLPKTAKAVVIGGGIIGCSTAYHLGKLGWTDTVLLERKKLTSGTTFHAAGLVGQLRTSANITQLLGYSVDLYKRLEEETGLGTGWKMNGGLRLACNEERWTEVKRQATTAQSFGLEMQLLTPQEAFDLWPLMTIDDLVGAAFLPTDGQANPSDITQALAKGARIAGVSIFEDTEVLDLEIDKGRIRAVVTAEGRIECERVVVCAGQWTRAFGQRFGVNVPLVSVEHQYIITESFGVPSNLPTLRDPDRLTYYKEEVGGIIMGGYEPNPIPWAKQGIPEGFHYTLLDSNFDHFEQIMEQALGRVPALEDVGVKQLLNGPESFTPDGNFILGEAPELKNFFVGAGFNAFGIASAGGAGMALAEWVTKGEPPYDLWPVDIRRFGRPHFDTDWVRTRTLEAYGKHYTMAWPFEEHSSGRPCRKSPLYDRLKAQGACFGEKLGWERPNWFADLFANEEPKDIYSYGRQNWFDAVGREHKAVREAAVIFDQTSFAKFVLKGRDAEAALSWIAANDVARPVGSLIYTQMLNDKGGIECDLTVARIAEDEYYIVTGTGFATHDFNWIARNIPAEMHAELVEVTSAYSVLSLMGPNARAVLEKVTGSDVSNAAFPFGHVRTIGISGCPVRALRITYVGELGYELHVPIEYATTVYDVLMASGGEFGLVNAGYRAIESCRLEKGYRAWGSDIGPDHTPVEAGLGWAVKIRKNIPFRGREAIERQLADGVKKRLACFVPDDPDTVLLGRETIYRNGKRVGWLSSGGFGYTLGKAIGYGYVRDPEGVTEDFVLAGTYELDVARERIPCKVSLAPLYDPDMTRVKA, from the coding sequence ATGACGAGACAATTACCGAAGACGGCAAAGGCCGTGGTCATCGGCGGCGGCATCATCGGCTGCTCGACAGCCTATCATCTCGGCAAGCTCGGCTGGACCGATACCGTGCTGCTCGAACGCAAGAAGCTGACCTCGGGCACCACCTTTCATGCCGCCGGACTCGTCGGCCAGCTGCGCACCAGCGCCAACATCACCCAGTTGCTCGGCTACTCCGTCGATCTCTACAAGCGGCTGGAAGAGGAAACGGGCCTCGGCACCGGCTGGAAGATGAACGGCGGCCTGCGCCTTGCCTGCAACGAGGAGCGCTGGACGGAGGTCAAGCGCCAGGCGACCACCGCCCAGTCCTTCGGCCTCGAAATGCAGTTGCTGACGCCGCAGGAGGCTTTCGATCTCTGGCCGCTGATGACGATTGACGATCTCGTCGGCGCCGCCTTCCTTCCGACGGACGGTCAGGCCAATCCTTCCGATATCACCCAGGCGCTGGCGAAAGGCGCCCGCATAGCAGGCGTTTCGATCTTCGAGGATACCGAAGTCCTCGACCTCGAGATCGACAAGGGACGAATCCGCGCCGTTGTGACCGCCGAGGGACGTATCGAATGCGAGCGCGTCGTCGTCTGCGCCGGCCAATGGACGCGCGCCTTTGGCCAGCGTTTCGGCGTCAACGTGCCGCTGGTCTCGGTCGAGCACCAATATATCATCACCGAATCCTTCGGCGTGCCCTCCAACCTGCCGACGCTGCGCGATCCCGATCGCCTGACCTATTACAAGGAGGAGGTCGGCGGCATCATCATGGGCGGCTATGAGCCCAATCCCATTCCCTGGGCGAAGCAGGGCATCCCGGAGGGTTTCCATTACACGCTGCTGGATAGCAATTTCGACCATTTCGAGCAGATCATGGAACAAGCGCTCGGCCGCGTTCCGGCGCTGGAGGATGTCGGCGTCAAGCAGTTGCTGAACGGCCCGGAAAGTTTTACGCCTGACGGTAACTTCATTCTCGGTGAGGCGCCGGAGCTGAAGAACTTCTTCGTCGGCGCCGGTTTCAACGCCTTCGGCATTGCCTCGGCCGGCGGCGCCGGCATGGCGCTCGCCGAATGGGTGACGAAGGGCGAGCCGCCCTATGATCTCTGGCCGGTCGACATCCGCCGCTTCGGTCGCCCGCACTTCGATACCGACTGGGTGCGCACCCGCACGCTCGAAGCCTATGGCAAGCACTACACCATGGCCTGGCCTTTCGAGGAGCATTCGAGCGGCCGCCCCTGCCGCAAATCGCCGCTCTATGACCGGCTGAAGGCGCAAGGCGCCTGTTTCGGCGAAAAGCTCGGCTGGGAGCGGCCGAATTGGTTTGCCGATCTCTTCGCCAATGAGGAGCCGAAGGATATCTACAGCTACGGCAGGCAGAACTGGTTCGATGCCGTCGGTCGCGAGCATAAGGCGGTGCGCGAGGCGGCCGTCATCTTCGACCAGACCTCCTTCGCCAAATTCGTGCTGAAGGGCAGGGATGCCGAGGCGGCACTCTCCTGGATTGCCGCCAACGATGTTGCAAGGCCCGTGGGATCGCTCATCTACACGCAGATGCTGAACGACAAGGGCGGAATCGAATGCGATCTGACCGTCGCCCGCATCGCCGAGGACGAATATTACATCGTCACCGGCACCGGTTTCGCCACCCACGACTTCAATTGGATCGCCCGCAATATTCCGGCGGAGATGCATGCCGAGCTGGTCGAGGTCACCTCGGCCTATTCCGTGCTGTCGCTGATGGGACCGAATGCACGCGCGGTGCTGGAAAAGGTGACAGGCAGCGATGTCTCGAATGCCGCCTTCCCCTTCGGTCATGTCAGAACCATCGGCATATCGGGCTGCCCGGTGCGAGCATTGCGCATCACCTATGTCGGCGAGCTCGGCTACGAACTGCATGTTCCCATTGAATATGCGACCACGGTCTATGACGTGCTGATGGCATCAGGCGGCGAATTCGGCCTCGTCAATGCCGGCTATCGCGCCATCGAGAGCTGCCGCCTGGAAAAGGGCTATCGCGCCTGGGGCTCCGATATCGGCCCCGACCACACGCCGGTTGAAGCCGGCCTCGGCTGGGCGGTGAAGATCAGGAAGAACATTCCGTTCCGCGGCCGCGAGGCGATCGAGCGGCAGCTTGCAGACGGCGTCAAGAAGCGCCTCGCCTGCTTCGTTCCCGACGATCCCGATACCGTGCTGCTCGGCCGTGAAACCATCTATCGCAACGGCAAACGTGTCGGCTGGCTCTCGAGCGGCGGCTTCGGTTATACGCTTGGGAAGGCGATCGGCTACGGCTATGTCCGCGACCCGGAGGGCGTGACGGAGGATTTCGTTCTCGCCGGCACTTATGAACTCGATGTCGCCAGGGAGCGCATTCCCTGCAAGGTGTCGCTGGCGCCGCTCTACGATCCCGATATGACGCGGGTGAAGGCTTGA
- a CDS encoding carbohydrate ABC transporter permease has protein sequence MTAPVTAARPPSDITKRSLPGSLMIHALLIAASLLMLYPLLWMVSASVRPETEIFSSTSLIPSSIDFSSYARGWVGLDVSFGRFFWNSLVISLLVVTGNVIACSLTAFAFARLRFAGRNFWFAIMLGTLMIPYHVTLIPQYVLFLNLGWVNTILPLVVPKFLASDAFFIFLMVQFFRGIPRELDEAAMMDGCSAWRIYWKIMLPLSLPVLATAAIFSFIWTWDDFFGPLIYLNDMNTYTIQLGLRTFVDSTSASDWGGLFAMSTLTLVPVFFFFLFFQRLLIEGIATTGMKR, from the coding sequence ATGACCGCTCCCGTCACCGCGGCCAGGCCGCCATCGGACATCACGAAACGCAGCCTGCCCGGGTCACTCATGATCCACGCCCTGCTGATCGCCGCCTCGCTTCTGATGCTCTATCCGCTGTTGTGGATGGTCTCGGCATCGGTCAGGCCGGAAACCGAGATCTTTTCGTCGACCTCGCTCATTCCGTCATCGATCGATTTCTCGTCCTATGCGCGCGGTTGGGTCGGCCTCGATGTCAGCTTCGGCCGGTTCTTCTGGAATTCGCTCGTCATCTCGCTGCTGGTGGTGACCGGCAATGTCATCGCCTGTTCGCTGACGGCCTTCGCCTTTGCGCGGCTGCGTTTTGCCGGCCGGAATTTCTGGTTCGCGATCATGCTCGGCACGCTGATGATCCCCTATCACGTGACGCTGATCCCGCAATATGTGCTCTTCCTCAACCTTGGCTGGGTCAACACCATCCTGCCGCTTGTCGTGCCGAAGTTCCTGGCAAGCGACGCCTTCTTCATCTTTCTGATGGTGCAGTTCTTCCGTGGCATCCCGCGTGAACTCGACGAGGCGGCGATGATGGATGGCTGCAGCGCCTGGCGGATCTATTGGAAGATCATGCTGCCGCTGTCGCTGCCGGTGCTGGCAACGGCCGCCATCTTCTCCTTCATCTGGACCTGGGACGATTTCTTCGGACCACTGATCTACCTGAACGACATGAACACCTACACGATCCAGCTCGGCCTGCGCACCTTCGTGGATTCCACCAGCGCGTCGGATTGGGGTGGTCTCTTCGCCATGTCGACCCTGACGCTGGTGCCGGTGTTCTTCTTCTTCCTGTTCTTCCAACGCCTGCTGATCGAAGGCATCGCCACGACCGGCATGAAACGCTGA
- a CDS encoding phosphotransferase has product MTPEDRIHALGIWQGPIEISPISGGITNRNYLVSDAVVRCVVRLGADIPIHHIIRQNELAASRAAHAAGLSPAVIHHSPGVLVLDYVEARALSPEDIRAPDMLARVVPLLRACHHDIARHFRGPAMIFWVFHVIRDYAASLKESGSLHLPLLPALIGKAEMLEAAAGPFEIAFGHNDLLAANFLDDGKRLWLIDWDYAGFNTPLFDLGGLASNNEFSQAAEQMMLEGYFDRPLTDELSRRYGAMKCASLLRETLWSMISEIHSTIDFDYAAYTAENLARFECAYQAFEQDP; this is encoded by the coding sequence ATGACGCCTGAGGATAGGATTCATGCGCTTGGCATCTGGCAGGGTCCGATTGAAATTTCGCCAATATCCGGTGGCATCACCAACAGGAACTATCTGGTTAGCGATGCCGTCGTGCGCTGCGTGGTGAGACTCGGCGCCGATATTCCGATCCACCACATCATCAGGCAGAACGAGCTTGCCGCAAGCCGCGCGGCGCATGCCGCCGGCCTGTCGCCTGCCGTCATCCACCATTCGCCCGGGGTGCTGGTGCTCGACTATGTCGAGGCGCGGGCGCTGTCGCCCGAGGATATCAGGGCACCTGACATGCTGGCCCGGGTCGTGCCGCTGCTGCGCGCCTGCCACCATGACATCGCGCGGCATTTCCGCGGCCCGGCGATGATCTTCTGGGTCTTCCACGTCATCCGCGATTACGCCGCCAGCCTGAAGGAATCGGGCAGCCTCCACCTTCCGCTGCTGCCGGCGTTGATCGGCAAGGCCGAGATGCTGGAAGCAGCGGCAGGGCCGTTCGAGATCGCCTTCGGCCATAACGATTTGCTGGCCGCCAATTTTCTCGATGACGGCAAGCGGCTCTGGCTGATCGACTGGGATTATGCCGGCTTCAACACGCCGCTGTTCGATCTCGGCGGATTGGCCTCCAACAACGAGTTCTCGCAAGCCGCCGAGCAGATGATGCTCGAGGGCTATTTCGACCGGCCGCTGACCGATGAGCTGAGCCGCCGCTACGGCGCGATGAAATGCGCCTCGCTGCTGCGCGAGACGCTCTGGAGCATGATTTCGGAAATCCACTCCACCATCGATTTCGACTATGCCGCCTATACGGCCGAGAATCTGGCGCGCTTCGAGTGCGCCTATCAAGCCTTTGAACAGGATCCATAA
- a CDS encoding sugar ABC transporter permease, whose protein sequence is MSNAMRTPAGAIPVERYQGAVAEGRFRRLWNANAPGYLFLLPWLIGFFGLTLGPALISLYLSFTDFDMLQSPRWVGIANYVRIATADPKFSAAMHVTLTYVVFSVPFKLTFALLVAMALNRGLRGLTFYRAIFYLPSLLGGSVAIAVLWRQLFASDGLVNAALAQIGIEGPSWISHPNYSIYTLVALSVWQFGSPMIIFLAGLRQIPQDMYEAASLDGASKFRQFYKITLPLLTPVIFFNAVVQTIEAFKAFTPAFIISGGTGGPINSTLFYTLYLYQEAFGNFRMGYASALAWILVVIIAIFTAFSFLTSRYWVHYDD, encoded by the coding sequence ATGAGCAATGCGATGCGCACGCCCGCAGGGGCCATACCAGTGGAAAGATATCAAGGCGCAGTGGCCGAGGGACGCTTCAGGCGTCTCTGGAACGCCAACGCGCCCGGCTATCTCTTCCTCCTTCCGTGGCTTATCGGCTTTTTCGGGCTGACGCTCGGGCCGGCCCTGATTTCGCTCTACCTCTCCTTCACCGACTTCGACATGCTGCAGTCGCCGCGGTGGGTGGGAATTGCGAATTACGTGCGCATCGCCACGGCGGATCCGAAATTTTCCGCCGCCATGCACGTCACCCTGACTTATGTCGTCTTCTCGGTGCCGTTCAAGCTGACCTTTGCCTTGCTGGTCGCCATGGCGCTAAACCGCGGCCTGCGCGGGCTGACCTTTTATCGCGCCATCTTCTACCTGCCGTCACTGCTCGGCGGCAGCGTGGCGATCGCCGTGCTCTGGCGCCAGCTTTTCGCCAGCGACGGCCTCGTCAACGCCGCGCTCGCCCAGATCGGCATCGAAGGACCAAGCTGGATCTCGCATCCGAATTATTCGATCTATACGCTGGTGGCGCTGTCCGTCTGGCAGTTCGGTTCGCCGATGATCATCTTCCTCGCCGGCCTGCGCCAGATCCCGCAGGATATGTATGAGGCGGCAAGTCTCGACGGCGCCTCGAAATTCCGTCAATTCTACAAGATCACGCTGCCGCTTCTGACGCCGGTGATCTTCTTCAACGCCGTCGTCCAGACGATCGAAGCCTTCAAGGCCTTCACGCCGGCCTTCATCATATCGGGCGGCACGGGTGGGCCGATCAATTCGACGCTATTCTACACGCTCTACCTCTATCAGGAAGCCTTCGGCAATTTCCGCATGGGCTACGCCTCGGCGCTCGCCTGGATCCTGGTGGTGATCATCGCGATCTTCACCGCCTTCTCCTTCCTGACCTCGCGTTATTGGGTGCATTACGATGACTGA
- the uxaC gene encoding glucuronate isomerase, translating into MDAGNGFLHPDRLFPADPATRTIARDLYETVRNLPIVSPHGHTEPSWFADDKPFEDAASLLVIPDHYLFRMLHSVGVTLDELGVPRLDGKPVAEGRAIWRTFAKHYHLFRGTPSSLWVDHAMSAVLGCTEPLTADNADALYDHINAQLARPEFRPRALHQRFGIETIATTEGALDPLVHHQKMAAEGWIGKVRTTYRPDSVTDPDAVGFRDNLLKFGEITGADVTNWDGLIEAHRRRRAYFRKFGATATDHGVPTAFTADLPLAEKQALLDKALKGPLSAVEAELFRGQMMTEMAGLSAEDGMVMQIHAGSRRNTDSGLFATRGPNMGADIPTRTDWVGGLNALLSKYGHAPGLRILLFTLDETTYARELAPMAGHWACLMVGPPWWFHDSPLGIRRYLDQVVETAGFANMAGFNDDTRALLSIPARHDVWRREVCRFLAQLAAEHRISGKEAEIVARELSYDNAKKAYKL; encoded by the coding sequence ATGGATGCAGGCAACGGCTTTCTTCATCCGGACCGGCTCTTTCCGGCCGACCCGGCGACACGGACCATCGCGCGAGACCTCTACGAGACGGTGCGCAATCTTCCGATCGTCAGCCCGCATGGGCACACCGAGCCGTCCTGGTTCGCCGACGATAAGCCGTTTGAAGACGCCGCTTCGCTGCTGGTCATTCCCGATCACTATCTTTTCCGCATGCTGCACAGCGTCGGCGTCACCTTGGACGAGCTCGGTGTTCCCAGGCTCGACGGCAAGCCGGTGGCTGAGGGGCGGGCGATCTGGCGGACCTTTGCCAAGCATTACCATCTCTTCCGCGGAACGCCCTCGAGCCTCTGGGTTGATCATGCAATGTCGGCCGTGCTCGGCTGCACCGAACCGCTGACGGCGGATAATGCCGATGCGCTTTACGATCACATCAATGCCCAGCTCGCCCGTCCCGAATTCCGCCCGCGGGCGCTGCATCAGCGATTCGGCATCGAAACGATCGCGACGACCGAAGGTGCGCTCGACCCGCTTGTCCATCACCAGAAGATGGCGGCGGAGGGCTGGATCGGTAAGGTGCGCACCACCTACCGGCCGGACAGCGTCACCGATCCTGATGCCGTCGGTTTCCGCGACAATCTCCTCAAGTTCGGAGAAATCACCGGCGCCGACGTGACGAACTGGGACGGCCTGATCGAGGCGCATCGGCGCCGGCGCGCCTATTTCCGCAAGTTCGGCGCGACTGCCACCGATCACGGCGTGCCGACAGCCTTCACCGCTGATCTGCCACTGGCCGAAAAGCAGGCGTTGCTCGACAAGGCATTGAAGGGCCCGCTTTCGGCTGTTGAGGCCGAGCTTTTCCGCGGCCAGATGATGACCGAGATGGCCGGTCTCTCGGCCGAGGACGGCATGGTGATGCAGATCCATGCCGGCTCGCGACGCAATACCGACAGCGGACTCTTTGCCACCCGCGGCCCCAATATGGGCGCCGATATCCCGACACGCACGGACTGGGTCGGAGGCTTGAATGCGCTGCTTTCCAAATATGGCCATGCGCCGGGCCTGCGCATCCTGCTTTTCACGCTCGACGAGACGACCTATGCGCGAGAGCTGGCGCCGATGGCCGGCCATTGGGCCTGCCTGATGGTGGGCCCGCCCTGGTGGTTCCATGACAGCCCGCTCGGCATCCGTCGCTATCTCGACCAGGTGGTAGAGACGGCCGGTTTCGCCAATATGGCAGGTTTCAACGATGACACGCGGGCGCTGCTGTCGATCCCGGCCCGCCACGACGTCTGGCGCCGTGAAGTCTGCCGCTTCCTCGCTCAACTCGCAGCCGAGCATCGGATTTCCGGGAAGGAAGCCGAGATCGTGGCGCGTGAACTCTCCTATGACAATGCAAAGAAGGCCTACAAGCTGTGA